CTGGAATCTTTCCCTGGTCTACCAATCACTTAACGTCCAAGGACTATATGACTGCTGGCTGACTCAATTATGTGACAGCATGGCCAAATTCCAGGATGCTTCCCAGATACTGGCAGAGTATAAAATGCAGAATGGGTTCAAGATTTCCGAGTCAATCCTACCCAAAAACTATTactaagatttaaaaaaaaaaaaggaaaattcatTTGTCTTCAATTcttccatcatcatcatcatcatcaaccaAATTTATGGAGCAGGTACACCAAAAAATGGAAGAAGATGTTCTGTTAAGTTCAGAGAGTACTACGGAAGTTGAAGATGATTATTCAGACATCAGACTTAGGCTGCCGGACTTAGCAGATGCTGATGATTTCATGGAGTGGCTTACAGATGAAAGAGTGAGCAAATTCTGCTCTTGGGACTGTTACACATCCAAAGAAGGCGCCATGGATTATCTTGCCGACGTAGCTATTCCCCATCCATGGTACAGAGTAATATGCCTGAAAGATAAGCCTATTGGTTCAATTTCTGTGACTCCATTCCGCGGTAACGAAATATGCAGGGGTGAAATTGGGTATGTATTGGCATCCAAGTACTGGGGCAAAGGAATTGCTACTAAGGCGGTGAAAATGGTGGCTTCCACGATATTTGTCGAGTGGCCGCATCTGGAAAGGCTCGAAGCTCTTGTGGACGTTGAAAATATGGGATCCCAGAAGGTGATGGAAAAGGTTGGCTTCAGCAGAGAAGGTGTTCTGAGGAAGTATTGTCTTCTCAAGGGCAACCCGAGGGACATGGTTATGTTTAGTCTTCTGTCTACTGATCCCCAAGTcaattattttatgtacgatTGAATTAGGCATCCGATCCAAGTGAATCAGGACGGGAGGCAATTGTTCATAGATAATGTATAGTTTGATTATGAGTGTATGAAAAATATGTATAATTTAATGGTGACCTaactttctttatttattcttttgatgATATTATATAGGACTCCTACAATGTTTCCTTCGACAGATTCCTTGTGATATACACCCGAATATTTGTCCTAAATATGTAGCCGGCGTTTAGGAATCTGTTGTATTTTttatgtgtagacaccaaatttttgttgaAAAGCATCAAACATTTGTTTCCCTGAGTTTGACACTTCTCTGATGGGAAGTGGGAAGGAAAAAGATGAGTGTTCGGATATCAGACTTCGGCTGATTGATTTATCCGATATTGATGATTTAGTGGAGTGGGTTATGGATGAAAAGGTTAGTAAATTCTGCTCCTGGGATTACATTCCCTCCAAAGAGGCTGCCATGACCTTTGTTGCCAATGTAATTATGCCTCATCCATCATCCATGGCTCAGGGCCATGTGCCTGAAGGGCAAGCTGGTTGGCTCCATTTCAGTGACTCCGTTCCAGGGCACTGCACAATGAAGGGGTGAAATTGGGTAAGTATGTATTGGCATCCAAGTATTGGGTTTGGGGTAAAGGAATTGCCACTAAAGCAGTAAAATTGGTAGCTTCCACCATTTTTGTTGAGTGGCCACATCTTGAAAGGCTTGAGGCTCTAGTGGATGTTGCAAATATAGGGTCGCAAAAGGTTTTGGAGAAGGTTGGTTTTAGCAAGGAAGGCGTTCTGAGAAAGTACTGCCTTCTCAAGGCCAGGGGAAACCAAGAGACATGATGCTTATGTTTAGCCTTCTCTCTACTGATTCCCAAGGTCACCATTTTTTGTAGTACGGATTTTCTAAGACAAGTGAGTGTGCTCGGATACTTGATCGTTTGgaccccacaaaaaaaaaaaaaaagatacttaAATTACTAAAAAGGCAAGCTGCAATAATAACACGGGATTTTTGCCAAGCCAGAATAATGAATGTGGTTTGTTTGCAGGAGTAATTATCATCTCTTAATAACCAAATTGATACCTGTCTTGTACGAGTTGCATTCCCGACTTCGAAGTACACTATAATTTGGATTAACACGACAAATCCTAACTTAATTTATCAAAAATAGAGCATGCATTGCCGACTTCTAACCTGATAAGTCCTAATTTAAtccattaaaattaaaatttgagatCGAACTCGAGTTTTAGACCTCATAATTATTATTAGATATATAATTATGATTTGAATTAACATGATAAATTCTAATTTAAtctattaaaattaaaattagaaTTCGAACCCGAGTTCGACTAGTAGATTCAGTTCAAAAGCCGGTTAGACTAGATTCCACCCCGATTCAAAGTCCTCAGTTCATTGAATTCGATTCGAGTCCTTGAAACGCTGCCGTTTCGGCAAATCCAAAACCGTACCCCGACGGTGGTGATTGAAACTGAAAAACGCTCCGCCAAAAATCACACACTACAGTACACTACTTGAGTTGAAGAAAGATTCAATTCACAGCATGGACCCGCTAACGGCTCTCCGAGAGTACACCATCCGAAACCACCTCGACAAAATCAGCCGCGTCGGCGACAATTTCCACTTCGGCAACGAATACACTTTTCCAGCCACCATCGAAACCGCCTACCGCAGCAAGCACGTGAAGTCCACGCACTACACTTTAGAAACCCTACATCACTTCATCACCAATCAGCACCTCAAACACTCGGAATACGTCCAGAATGCCAGCGCCAATCGCATCCCGCCGGTCACCTTGCCCGACCGCAAAGCCCTCCAGGACTACCTCACCGGAAAGATCTCCTCCTCCGACTCCATTGACTTCACCATGATCGTCATCCCTACCGCCGCCGAAGCCGATGCCGGAGATAAAATTGACCAAACGGCCGACGAGGACGACCTGATTACCAACCCTATTAAATGGATTAAGACGATGGAGCGGCCGTTGAAAGATCGGGAGCAGATTCTGTGCTGTAAAAATCGCGACTTTTACAGTTTTCTGACCGCGGCGACGCGGAGGGATGAGGAGAGGCAGAGGCAGGACGCCTTGCAGAGAAAGGATAATTTGGTGGCCAAGAGTAGGATAGAGAGAGGTGGGGAGGAATTAGGGCTAGGGCTTGACGGAGGTCAGAAGGCGAAGTTGCATTTGAAAGGTAGTAAAATTGGGGAAGGTGTGCCGATTATATTGGTGCCCAGTGCATTTTCGACGCTGATTACTATTTATAATGTGAAGGAGTTTTTGGAGGATGGGGTGTTTATTCCTACTGATGTGAAGGTGAACCAGATGAAGGGGGTGAAACCGGATTGCGTGACGGTGCAGAAGAAGTTCAGTAGGGATAGGGTTGTGACGGCTTATGAGGTGAGGGATAAGCCTTCTACATTGAAGAGTGAGGATTGGGATCGCTTGGTGGCGGTTTTTGTGTTGGGCAAGGAGTGGCAGTTCAAGGATTGGCCTTATAAGGATCATGTCGAGATATTTAATAAAGGTGAATTGGGTTTTGATTTCTTTGTTGAGTCGAATTTTGAATGTGAGTTATTGGACTGATTGCTGATTTGCAGGAAATTTGTGTAGTTAGTGAAATGTGATTGCTTTCTTCTTGTTCTGGTTCTGATCGTTTGAGATCAACTTAGTACTGATGACATGCAGCCCTATACTATGCTGGCGGTAAAGCGTAGGTTGGACTTGGCCATATTTATGTGCTAGATCAACTTAGTACTAATGACTGTTTGAGTTCAATGTAAATGATGGGACATTGGGGCTTTGGTTATGTTACGTTTCTCGGATGAGCATGGCTAATTATCAGTACCGACTTTTGATTCTGCCAGTTCTGGGTTTTTACTTGCGATTTGAGGATGACAGCGTGGAGTCTGCAAAGCATGTCAAACAGTGGAATGTCAAAATTATCTCGGTGAGCATTTTATTCACCAGCATGTTGCCATTATGTTATGGAGAACTTCTTCTATGCAATCCAAGTAAATGTACAATTCCTGGATGTGCTGCATATTTCTTGTATAACTAGTTCATGTAAAGGTGCACTATTCCGCGGTGGAGATTTTAGAGATGATTGATCATCTGACAATGGCATGACAAATTTATGAACCTAAAATTTTGACTTGCAGATAAGCAAGAATAAGCGGCACCAGGACAGAGCTGCTGCCCTGGAGGTGTGGGACAGACTTGAAGAATTTATGCGGTCTCGTTCGCGATGAGGCGTCCGATGTTAAATGATTTGTCTTGCTCGTTACTGCCCACATTGCTGCATCTCAGTGGCGTCAAGAACTTCTCCCATTCCTTGTTTAGTGGAAACAGAGAATTTTTGTACAACAACATTTAGTTGACTTGTTTTGTGAATTGAAATGTAATGTCGTAATTGATCAGTAAGAATTAACATTATTAAGTTCCCTTATGGATGTTTTCGTTCCTGCTTGGTGTTTGAATCAGAGTGAGGAAGAAAGGTTGTGTGTGTTCTTCAATTTGTGGTTCACTCTATAGGCCCAGTCAGCGAACgaaatttttttgctttttctttcttttagtaATAACCTTCTTTCTGCAAATTGGGAGTTGGAAGTCCTGTCTATTTTGGTTCGCAGAGTCCTTGTTCTTTTGGATTTAAACAAAGCGAGCAGCTGCACGGATGAAGTATGGTGTGCTACTTTGTGATGCCATGGAGCAGATGGCGGAAGTGGATAGAATATGTAAGGATGCCTACCTTCTGAAGGCTGGACGAGGACATTGACATATGAAATTTAGTCGCAAATCATGTTCGTGTTTTGATATAGTTGTACAGAAGGTTTGGTTTGTTGTCTGAGCCCTGCTTCGTGGTGAATTGGGCAATATGTGTGCCAACTTAAGAGTTAAAAGCCAAAAATCATCCTGTTTTATTCATGTATTCGTACAGATGCGGAATCTATCTAAATACAAAATCATGGTGACCCATAAAACAGGTCGGAGAAAGAATAACTTATAATGGACTAGAAAACGGAAAAGCGCAAGCGCAGTTAATATCAGCCTAATCTCGCCAAACTGGGCCCCTGACCCTAACCCAGAATGGATTTCGGAGATAGCCAGTGGCAGGCTGATGATAGCTGGAGAACTCAGACGGACAAGGTGAAGGTTGAAGCATATGATGCAACAAACAGAAGGAAGAACAGTAGAGGGGCAGCCAACTTGGTCGAAGTTGCATCAGAGGAGCCGCTGTTTGTTGATGGTACAGAGTTAGATCCACGTCCTGCACCCGGTAAAATTCATATGAAGATTATACATCACCATTCAAAATAATCACCGTAAGAAATAAGAAAGCTGCAATTTGTTTTTCATATCCTATGAATTCTGTTTTATTTTCATCAGATGCAGTCAAAGATGGCCGTGTACCTGCAGGTTCTGAGCTAGGATTGCCAGGGGTCTCAGTAGCAGGAGATTGAGCAGGAGAAGCAGCTGCAGACACGACGAGAAGTTAGTCGGAAGTTAAATACGCGTAATCTCGCATGCATCAGGAAGCCGTTGAATGTTCATTCTAATGGGGGTTGGGTCCATGGGAAATTTACCATTGCATTGGCTGGTGGGTGGAGTCTGGACTTTGCAAGCTTTGGGTAGTTCCAGGGCCTGAGTTTGGTTGATGTTGAGCCCGAGGGAGGAGCCACCTCCATTGAGGACCTGACACAAGCACTGCGGCTGTGAACGAACGACGCTGCTCAGCTGCGTGCAACACCCAGAAGAAGGGGTTGAGGAGTTGCCTTGAATGTAGTTGAGGCAAGGAGACATGCTGATTATCACATTGGTACAGTCAGTTGATTGGGCGGTGGCGCTTGTCCAGATCATGCCAAACAGAAACAGGGCCAAGGCCGGGGCCATTCCAGCTCTTTGATACGCCATTGGATATTGTTAGTGATGAGCGGATGCTAGAACAAGCAGAGGAATGAGAAGTGATCTTTTAATCGGTGAAAGAATGATCTGATGAAGGAAGGGATCAACGTACGGGGTTTATAAAGGTGGCTGGGACTTGGGATCAGAACCAAGAGTCAGATTAAGGAAAGAGGCGGTTTGTGTTGTTAACCAACTTCTCCTACTCTCCGATTGCAGTTCTGTCCGAATTCATTTGTTTAGTCATCTACCCTTAGATTCCATATGCGACCGACATTCAGATTGGGACACGTACTCCATAGTGTTTGTTGTGTGTAAGATTAGAACAATTGGTTAGTTATGCTGGTCACCAAAGCATGCCGCAAACTACTCTTTTTATTGTAGTTAGTGGTAACCTAAACCTCAAGCAGTTAAAGCTTCGAAGCCTACGACTCTCTTTTATAAACGAGCCAAAGGTTTTTTAGGTAAACTTTGAATTAACAAACATCCATTCGCTACTTGATTAAGAAGCTTTGATTGGCATGCATATAGAACAGTGAATTCCCCAAGCACGGAAAACTGTTGATTCGGTATAATGATCTACTACATGCATCTTTTCTGTTGGATAGAGTAGTGATTTGTGTAAAGAGATAAAACTCGTTTGTATGTTTTTGCTTATGTCCTAAGTTTTAATCGTCTAGATGGAGAGAGCTAAACGGACAGATCCAAAAGTCCCTAAAGAGGCATCTCCGATCTCACCTTTTTGTTGGGTTTTGCTTTCCAAACACGCATACAACTTTGTACTGGAAAAGATGACTTGTCAGAGACAAAAATCATACACAAAGCTCTTCAATTACGCCTGCCAAGTCGGGCAACGTGTATATCAATTTGCCATTTTCACTTTTGGTCCTTTTCCTTctacttttcttgatttttacaATATGTTTTGTCACTGAGAAGCCAATTATCCATGATCTCAATTCCTTGCATCACTGAACCATGGTCTATCATGGGTTCTATCTGGTTTTTTCTCTTTCGCTGGATTAGTAGCTAAAATGGGAAGTAAAGTCTTAACATTTGAGGGTGGATCTTGtaactctcttttctttcttttttttttttttcttttttaaaacagTTTTATTCAACAGATAGTTGACCAACGTCGAGGAAATTTTGGTCTAGTCCGAAACATAGATGTTATGGGTTTTAATCTCTTTGTCTCATTCCCGCTTCTTAAATTTTACCCctcattttttagaaaaaaatagtTGTGTATAACGCCCTCATTCATTGATCAAATCTAAATGCAATTTCCGCTCCTTTTGCCTTTGGGTAATTGAATGGGTAATAGGACTCTGATTTCCCAAACGATCGATAAGATCAGAATGTGAGTTTCTGAATTACGCATGTTTGACAAACCTTAGGTGAGTGTTCATTAGAAACTTTTATAAGGTTACTTCTTATACCTTAGTCTTTATTTTTCGGTTCTTGTTTGCCCAAAACAAATTGCCTTCTTCTAAGTTCTAACCAGGATTTGTTTATCAAAACGCAATTTTAAACTTGAaaccttcaaaaaatattttctgtCCATCCAATTTTATTTTCGCATGAATTAtcaaattctaaaattttaggGGTTGCTAATATATTTGGGTGCCAGGATCACATTAATCAGTTTAAACCTATTTTAAGCCAAAAAAGATAATAAAGAAATATTTATCAGAATGAAAAAATGGAATCATTTTTGTCACAATCCTTCTACTATCTTATCACGATAGAGTCCCTTCTAATTGCTTTCTCATTGTAGTTTTTTTCGTCTTCCTTTTGCACAATATCATTAACCTATTAACATAGCTTGGAAATTTCGAGATCCACAACGAATCAAGAGATTAAATAACGTAAATTAAACAACATCTTCACACTCGCTCAATAGTCCATGAACCACAATGCCAACGAATAATGTATCAGCTCCCCAAATGGATAAATTGTCCCAGGGGGAAAAAAGTCAAATAGACAAGGACTTAAAGTATGAGTAAATTATCAATGTTATAATTGATTTTTTTCGTTGATCTTTATAATTGATTGACGGTATGGTTAAAattgagatttcaaaaattagaaCTTCTGGATTCAAATTTCTCTACTCCTACTCTGCCTTCTAGGTTCAAATTTCTTTACTCATTTTCTGACTTTTTAAGTTCTACTTCTCTTgtggtagaaaaaaaaaattaaagaaaaaaattgactatAACGTGCAACACATTTCATGTAAAATATGTCCATctaaaatatgattttttttttctttttgtcgtAGCGAGGATCGATAGCTAGCcctcagagagagagagagagagagagagatatatatatatatatatatatatatatatatatatatatatatatatatataatgtaaaTATGTAATGTAATCCATGCAAGGTGGGCTTAAAGACGGATTAATACAGCACTGTTGTTTAAATATAGTGTAGTAATTAGTTTCAACCCAACACAAAATTATAGTGGAAATGGTAAACAGAACAAACAGGCACTCTATCTATCGATGTTACACAATTACACGCAATAACCATCTCAAGTATAAACCACAAAATAGCTGGATTTATTTAGCTAGGCATCTTATATAAGTATCACTCCCCATCTTTAATTTTAGTTGTAATCAGACTTAGAAGCAGCTCAATTTGGAAACATATGATGAAACCAAGAGCAGGAGGAAGCCAACGAGTTGAAGGTGCATCTGTGCAACGCTTCCACTGGAAGAACTGCCTGGTGTTGCTTTAGATCCTGCAAAATTATAGTTGCATATATGCAGACATATATGAGTCTAGCCATATATAACATGAGAatttgttaattagttatagTATTGTCCATGATTAAAAGGAAAActcctagttttttttttttatcttggaAAGAATTAACAGCTTTTGTTAAGATAGAGGACAGAAATTTACACAGGAAATCCAATCAAGTACATCCTAGAATTTACAGAAGTAGGTTTTTAAAAATGTTTTGTTTCTTGGTTGTATGTGGTATATAATCATATATACATGACGAATATTTTTCTTTAGATATTATAAAATGCATTAGGACGTAGAGGAAACGTTTTGAAGTTTATACAAACTTTAGCAGCATAACTAGTTTCCGTCACAGGCCCATAATGAACAAATACAAGAGACAAGTTAACAAAACTGACAAAGGAGATTTGTACTTCAACACAAAAGTTTTAAATCCATAAAATCCCGTTGCATAGTTATGTAGATTTTGAGGTATTTCTATGTAGAAGAGTACAATACAAATTGTTTCATGAGTACTTAAATTGTCTTGATCCTTTtaccacaaaaaaaattaaaaaaaaatccgtAAAATTTGTACTGCTATAATCTTAAGAGTTTACCTGTGACAGACGGGTCGGTTGTGGAATCTGGTGTTCCATCAGCAGATCCAGCTGGTCCTGGTGAAGTCTCTGGAGAACCCACGGCAGACACTGCCGGTCCATTAGCAGCTATACCATGCATTTAACAGTTACACACATGCATGAAGAATTCAAAAACGCAGACCAATTCCACATGCAACATCAACCTTGAACAACAACCCCAGCTAGTAAACTTACCATTGCATCTGCTTACAGGGGGAGTTTGCACTTTGCAGGCATCAGGAAGTGAAAGAGCAAGTGTGGAATTAATGGTAAATCCAAATCGAGAGCCACCATCGATCACGGCGCAAAGGCATCGAGGATTGGTTTGAACAACGTTAGCAAGTGCAGAGCAGCATGAAGCCGGTGGTGTTGGGGATTGTCCGGTGACATAGTTAAGGCATGAAGACATGGTAATAATCACATTGTTGCAATTGGATTGAGCCACGGCTCCTCCTGCTGAAAATATGGTCACCGTGGCTAAGACTAGGCTAATTGCTACAATCCCTTTTGATGCCATTTGATGTTGTATAAAGTTAATATGTAGTACAATGGATGTGATCAAGGACttgaatttctggttcaaaactaTGCGTTTTCTGTGGTCAAGTTCTGTGAAGATGAAGAGCTTTTATATACATGCATGGATGGTTGATTGCTTCAGGGCTAGCtttgtgccttttttttttcttttcttcaccgTCAATTTTGGCTGGGAACACTAATTTGGTAAACTAGAAGACTGCATATGATGTGAGATATAAGATTGTTAAATCAAACCAGCTACAGTACGTGTCATTGTTGACACAATATTGAGTCTAAGCCGGCAGGTGAATCCTGTAAACTATAGGAGAGCGTCCTAATTCAATTAGAGTAAACATTAGCAAGATATAGGTTTGTCATAGTTGCACAGATTTCTACTCTTGTTCCTTAGAATCACACTTGTAAAAATCGAACGTCTACATGCCAATGTAGACAACATGTTTACTCATAATGTaactttaatttattttttccaatTCTATTTGGCTCATCCTTCAATTTTTCTTGCTGACCACATAtcaatacatacatacatacatatacatatatatatatatatatatatatatatatatatatatatatatatatatatatatgctgcCCTTTTTGGGGCTCCTGAATATACTTAAGTATGtgtatgtgtgtatgtatgtatccGGGCTGATCATAAACGAAACAGTAGTCTCTTGAAGATATTCATATTCCCCAACCTTCTTGGGCCATATTAAAAGATAAGGCCAGAACAAcagaaaaactgaaattttgataAATTGCAGGGAGTAAGGTGTAATAGTATTTTTCTCATTTACTTGCACCTACCATTACCAGGCTGGTGAAATTTTGACTCTTAAGGGGTAATATCCCTATTTTGATAACCAAACGAGAAAAGAAGTGAGTAGTACTGTTGTCATCCTATGACTTCGATAATTCATATGGAAGTTCTTTTTTCAACGGGGAAAATTTAGAGTAAGGGATGATGACGTGAAGGTAGGAGCATCAATCTGGAAGCTAATTAGCTTAATTAAAAGTATTACCCGTTTACCTTAGAAGGGTATGCGTGTGCCAAACAAACATCAATCAAAGCCTCTCTGACGTCTAAATTATCTTACCAAATATAAAGAAATGTAGGCCTTATTATGCAAAGGAGAAGATGACCAATAATAAAACCAAGCCAGCAAAATTGACCGGTAAACTACTCCTCGACCCAACTTTGGGTAGGAGCAGCATCAGTAGCTTCAACTTCTTGCGGCTATGCTCCGACCAGCTTTTAAACGAAATACtaataaaagaggaaaagaaccaagtggagaaaaacaaaagaagcagTCAATGCATGCAAAATGCGGCGGGCATGGCTACTTACATCTGCAGGATGGTAAACGTTTGATTTTCTCCggtcctttattttttttcccctgcTTATTCACGTTCTGTCCTGCAAAATGCGGCGGGCATGTTCTGCCACTCGCTCGGCTCCCTTCCTCAGTTTATGTATTTTTATTTGGTCAGTGGGTAGTAATAGTCCCCTTGGCTCTTCAATGGGCAATCAAcaaagaaaagattaaaaaaaagctTTATACTTTAGCCGCGGAGTCACGACCTAGATTTAGACTccatttgataattcaatttagcacttaaaattaattaattcaaattttaactGTTTAGAcgcgtttgataataaaaaaaattgaacatttgaattcattaagtgGCACTAATAAATTTCAGGAGCAAAACTTGctctaaaaaataaatgataagtgaataacttattacttaatgtgatatacacttaaatatattagatttagtaattaataattcaataacttaatcgATTCGGAtatcagatttttgttttcaaatttcaattttatcaaacgcatcctTAGTGGAAACAAGACTGTACACTtaaatgaaataatttttttatttttgttctacttcatataaattttctcattcaattagTAATTAAATGTGTCTCAATTAATAGCTTTGAAACAATTGGACATTAAAAGAGATacttaaaagaaagaaattggtCGTTTAGAGATGACTATTTTCTAAATTGTAGGGTGGCAATGTCAAGAGATAcgtatttttttatatataaatgtgAAAGATAcctaaaaattttactataaaattttcaagcttattttgtgatttttataAAGTTGAGAAGGGCAGGGCAATTGGTCACCCTCACAC
This region of Coffea arabica cultivar ET-39 chromosome 3c, Coffea Arabica ET-39 HiFi, whole genome shotgun sequence genomic DNA includes:
- the LOC113734896 gene encoding uncharacterized protein — translated: MEQVHQKMEEDVLLSSESTTEVEDDYSDIRLRLPDLADADDFMEWLTDERVSKFCSWDCYTSKEGAMDYLADVAIPHPWYRVICLKDKPIGSISVTPFRGNEICRGEIGYVLASKYWGKGIATKAVKMVASTIFVEWPHLERLEALVDVENMGSQKVMEKVGFSREGVLRKYCLLKGNPRDMVMFSLLSTDPQVNYFMYD
- the LOC113734150 gene encoding protein CDC73 homolog — protein: MDPLTALREYTIRNHLDKISRVGDNFHFGNEYTFPATIETAYRSKHVKSTHYTLETLHHFITNQHLKHSEYVQNASANRIPPVTLPDRKALQDYLTGKISSSDSIDFTMIVIPTAAEADAGDKIDQTADEDDLITNPIKWIKTMERPLKDREQILCCKNRDFYSFLTAATRRDEERQRQDALQRKDNLVAKSRIERGGEELGLGLDGGQKAKLHLKGSKIGEGVPIILVPSAFSTLITIYNVKEFLEDGVFIPTDVKVNQMKGVKPDCVTVQKKFSRDRVVTAYEVRDKPSTLKSEDWDRLVAVFVLGKEWQFKDWPYKDHVEIFNKVLGFYLRFEDDSVESAKHVKQWNVKIISISKNKRHQDRAAALEVWDRLEEFMRSRSR
- the LOC113734151 gene encoding non-specific lipid transfer protein GPI-anchored 26, encoding MAYQRAGMAPALALFLFGMIWTSATAQSTDCTNVIISMSPCLNYIQGNSSTPSSGCCTQLSSVVRSQPQCLCQVLNGGGSSLGLNINQTQALELPKACKVQTPPTSQCNAASPAQSPATETPGNPSSEPAGRGSNSVPSTNSGSSDATSTKLAAPLLFFLLFVASYASTFTLSV
- the LOC113733788 gene encoding non-specific lipid transfer protein GPI-anchored 15-like isoform X2, translating into MASKGIVAISLVLATVTIFSAGGAVAQSNCNNVIITMSSCLNYVTGQSPTPPASCCSALANVVQTNPRCLCAVIDGGSRFGFTINSTLALSLPDACKVQTPPVSRCNETSPGPAGSADGTPDSTTDPSVTGSKATPGSSSSGSVAQMHLQLVGFLLLLVSSYVSKLSCF
- the LOC113733788 gene encoding non-specific lipid transfer protein GPI-anchored 15-like isoform X1, whose product is MASKGIVAISLVLATVTIFSAGGAVAQSNCNNVIITMSSCLNYVTGQSPTPPASCCSALANVVQTNPRCLCAVIDGGSRFGFTINSTLALSLPDACKVQTPPVSRCNAANGPAVSAVGSPETSPGPAGSADGTPDSTTDPSVTGSKATPGSSSSGSVAQMHLQLVGFLLLLVSSYVSKLSCF